A genomic stretch from Halogranum gelatinilyticum includes:
- a CDS encoding DUF4350 domain-containing protein: MLLVALLGVVVIAFVIAASTSTTAFGVYNNAWDGASELQNQAEASGVEGEIILNTSQYPTVQANTTVAFVLSPGQAYSPRETEQVSQFVREGGTLVVAEDFGPHSNSLLSAVGANASVDGRPLRDEQNLYRSPAMPVATNVTNTSLTRDVEQLTINHGTVVEPNGTQVLVRSSEFSYLDTNGNEELDENESLQEHPVVTVESVGEGRVVVVSDPSLFINTMLEQPGNQQFAENVLTAHDRVLLDYSHAGQQPPLAVALLSLRSTPLLQVVFGSVGIGAIALWLQPPTALKRVLGREESRPAESVVDGPAGEAALLTYLRRHHPEWEESRTQRVITGILDHQQDDSDND, from the coding sequence ATGCTGCTTGTGGCACTCCTTGGTGTCGTAGTGATTGCGTTCGTCATCGCCGCTAGTACGTCGACGACAGCGTTCGGCGTGTACAACAATGCATGGGACGGTGCATCCGAGTTACAGAATCAAGCTGAAGCGAGCGGTGTTGAGGGCGAGATTATCCTCAACACGAGCCAGTACCCCACTGTGCAGGCAAACACGACCGTTGCGTTCGTCCTCTCACCGGGACAGGCATACAGTCCGAGAGAGACCGAACAGGTCAGTCAATTCGTCCGCGAGGGAGGAACGCTCGTCGTTGCTGAGGACTTCGGACCCCACAGCAACAGCCTGTTATCGGCGGTTGGTGCGAACGCATCCGTCGACGGTCGACCGCTGCGTGACGAGCAGAACCTGTACCGTTCCCCTGCAATGCCGGTTGCAACGAACGTTACGAATACGTCGCTCACCCGTGACGTCGAGCAGCTCACTATCAACCACGGGACTGTCGTCGAGCCGAACGGCACACAGGTGCTCGTGCGGTCCTCGGAGTTCTCGTATCTCGACACTAACGGTAATGAGGAACTCGACGAGAACGAGTCGCTACAGGAACACCCGGTCGTAACGGTCGAGTCAGTCGGTGAGGGCCGGGTCGTCGTCGTCAGTGACCCCAGTCTGTTCATCAACACGATGTTGGAGCAACCAGGAAACCAGCAGTTTGCCGAGAACGTGTTGACGGCCCACGATAGAGTCCTGCTCGATTACTCACACGCCGGCCAACAACCACCACTTGCTGTGGCATTGTTGTCCCTTCGGAGTACGCCACTACTGCAAGTGGTCTTCGGGAGTGTCGGCATCGGAGCGATTGCCCTCTGGCTACAGCCGCCAACGGCACTCAAGCGTGTGCTCGGTAGAGAAGAGTCCCGTCCAGCAGAGTCAGTTGTAGACGGCCCAGCGGGAGAGGCTGCGTTACTCACGTATCTTCGCCGTCACCATCCGGAGTGGGAAGAAAGTCGAACCCAGCGAGTAATAACAGGTATTTTAGACCATCAGCAGGACGATAGCGATAATGACTGA
- the glmS gene encoding glutamine--fructose-6-phosphate transaminase (isomerizing) has product MCGIVGYVGRNQRPDDVLLSGLSTLEYRGYDSAGIAVANGTLQVAKKEGELSALENAVSERTFDGTAGIGHTRWSTHGPPSDRNSHPHTDEDETVAVVHNGIIENYQTLRDELEADGVSFTSETDSEVVPHLVAAYLAEGDDAETAFRRAVDRLEGSYALACVVADEDAIFAVRNDSPLVLGIGDDGYYLASDVPAFLEHTRDVVYLEDGQFATLRPDGWTVTERDGSVADPSVTTVEWSAEQTGKSGYDHFMLKEIHEQPTALRQCLSGRVDELSGSVTVEELDDIQTPETVQLVACGTSYHASLYAASLLRDAGIPANAYLASEYATSTPPIPDGTLVVGITQSGETADTLSALRAARSRGAETLALTNVVGSTASRECDHVLYIRAGPEIGVAATKTFTSQLVGVNLLVERLVGQSGGGTRELVAALRNLPGQIQTVLDESNAAEIVEEYGDCSSFFFIGRGLHFPVALEGALKFKEITYEHAEGFAAGELKHGPLALVTAETPVFAVVTGDDERARKTIGNVKEVEARDAPVVVVTDGQSDAERYADAVIEIPETNGRMAPLLANVQLQLVAYHMAKRMGRSIDKPRNLAKSVTVE; this is encoded by the coding sequence ATGTGCGGCATCGTTGGCTACGTCGGTCGGAACCAACGGCCTGATGACGTGCTCCTCTCGGGGCTCTCGACGCTCGAATACCGCGGCTACGACTCGGCCGGCATCGCCGTCGCGAACGGGACGCTCCAGGTCGCAAAGAAGGAGGGCGAACTGTCTGCGTTAGAGAATGCAGTCTCCGAACGTACCTTCGACGGCACCGCCGGTATCGGTCACACCCGATGGAGCACCCACGGGCCGCCGTCGGACCGCAACTCCCACCCGCACACCGACGAGGACGAGACGGTCGCCGTCGTCCACAACGGCATCATCGAGAACTACCAGACGCTCCGCGACGAACTCGAAGCCGACGGCGTCAGCTTCACGAGTGAGACCGACTCGGAAGTCGTCCCACATCTCGTCGCCGCCTATCTCGCCGAGGGCGACGACGCCGAGACCGCGTTCCGCCGCGCAGTCGACCGCCTGGAGGGTAGTTACGCGCTCGCCTGCGTCGTCGCGGACGAGGACGCCATCTTCGCGGTCCGCAACGACTCGCCGCTCGTCTTGGGTATCGGCGACGACGGCTACTACCTCGCGAGCGACGTCCCCGCGTTTCTGGAGCACACCCGAGACGTCGTCTACCTCGAAGACGGACAGTTCGCGACGCTCCGCCCGGACGGGTGGACCGTGACCGAGCGAGACGGCTCTGTGGCCGACCCGTCAGTCACGACGGTCGAGTGGAGTGCCGAACAGACCGGTAAGAGCGGCTACGACCACTTCATGCTCAAGGAGATTCACGAGCAGCCGACCGCGCTCCGACAGTGTCTGAGCGGCCGCGTCGACGAACTCTCGGGGTCGGTCACGGTCGAGGAACTCGACGACATTCAGACGCCCGAGACGGTCCAGCTCGTCGCCTGCGGGACCTCGTATCATGCGTCGCTCTACGCGGCCTCGCTGTTGCGCGACGCCGGGATTCCGGCGAACGCCTACCTGGCCAGCGAGTACGCGACGTCGACGCCGCCGATTCCGGACGGAACGCTCGTGGTCGGCATCACCCAGAGCGGCGAGACGGCCGACACCCTCAGCGCGCTTCGGGCAGCACGCAGTCGAGGCGCGGAAACGCTCGCGCTGACGAACGTCGTCGGTAGTACGGCGTCGCGCGAATGTGACCACGTGCTCTACATCCGCGCCGGACCGGAGATCGGCGTCGCCGCGACGAAGACGTTCACCTCACAGCTCGTGGGCGTAAATCTCCTCGTCGAGCGACTGGTCGGGCAGTCCGGCGGCGGCACCAGAGAGCTGGTCGCGGCCCTCCGCAACCTTCCAGGGCAGATTCAGACGGTGCTCGACGAGTCGAATGCGGCCGAAATCGTCGAGGAGTACGGCGACTGCTCGTCGTTCTTCTTCATCGGCCGCGGACTGCACTTCCCGGTCGCCCTAGAAGGCGCGCTCAAGTTCAAAGAGATCACCTATGAACACGCCGAGGGCTTCGCCGCGGGCGAGTTGAAACACGGACCGCTCGCACTCGTGACTGCCGAGACGCCGGTGTTCGCGGTGGTGACGGGCGACGACGAGCGTGCTCGCAAGACCATCGGCAACGTCAAAGAGGTCGAAGCACGGGACGCGCCGGTCGTGGTGGTGACCGACGGCCAGTCGGACGCCGAGCGGTATGCGGATGCTGTCATCGAGATTCCGGAGACGAACGGCCGGATGGCACCGTTGCTCGCGAACGTCCAGCTACAGTTGGTCGCCTACCACATGGCGAAGCGAATGGGTCGGTCCATCGACAAGCCGCGGAACCTCGCGAAGAGCGTGACCGTCGAATAG
- the glmU gene encoding bifunctional sugar-1-phosphate nucleotidylyltransferase/acetyltransferase: MNLSSAVVLAAGEGRRLRPLTKHRPKPMLPAANRPILEYVLDALIDAGIDDLHLVVGYKADRVQNHFGTTYRNRNITYHHQAKQLGSGHALLQASNALDSDFMVVNGDQLIDHEIIEAVRDAHTVEDLATLAVIESEEASEYGAVRLDGDRITELIERPGDESYRLLNAGIYAFAPSFFAEIESTPRQHGELSLPDTIGRLTGIEGAVRGVKTDGTWQDATYPWDLLSLSREILQAENLVNEPEIESGVYIDPTASVHSDATVQGPAIIGPDSVIGPQAVIGPNTALGQNVTVNAGAVVHDSVIDGDTRIRANATVIDTVTGQSVQIGPGTTVTGGKGDVTIGTTVHTETRLGGVFADRAILGGGVTVEPGVLVGASARIHSGCSVTRNIDENAEVSR, translated from the coding sequence ATGAACCTCTCTTCGGCTGTTGTCCTCGCTGCTGGTGAAGGACGACGACTCCGGCCACTGACGAAGCATCGACCGAAGCCGATGCTCCCGGCGGCAAATCGCCCAATCCTCGAATACGTTCTTGACGCGCTCATTGATGCGGGGATTGATGACCTCCATCTCGTGGTTGGCTACAAAGCAGATCGCGTCCAGAACCACTTCGGAACCACGTACCGCAACCGGAATATCACGTATCACCACCAAGCAAAGCAATTGGGGAGTGGCCATGCACTCCTCCAAGCGTCCAACGCGCTCGATTCAGACTTCATGGTCGTCAACGGTGACCAGCTAATCGATCACGAGATTATCGAAGCTGTCCGGGATGCCCACACTGTTGAAGATTTGGCGACGCTTGCGGTCATTGAAAGTGAAGAGGCATCCGAATACGGTGCCGTCCGTTTGGACGGAGACCGCATCACAGAACTCATCGAACGCCCTGGTGACGAGAGCTACCGCTTGCTTAACGCTGGAATCTATGCGTTTGCACCTTCCTTCTTCGCCGAAATTGAGTCGACACCACGCCAACACGGCGAGCTCTCACTCCCCGATACAATTGGGCGGTTGACTGGAATCGAAGGCGCGGTTCGTGGTGTCAAGACGGATGGGACGTGGCAAGACGCGACGTATCCGTGGGACCTCCTTTCTCTCTCACGAGAGATTCTCCAAGCAGAGAACCTCGTTAACGAGCCGGAAATCGAATCCGGCGTATATATTGATCCGACGGCATCGGTACATTCTGATGCGACCGTTCAGGGCCCAGCAATCATCGGTCCGGATTCGGTAATCGGTCCGCAAGCGGTAATCGGTCCGAACACAGCTCTCGGTCAGAACGTGACCGTCAATGCCGGAGCGGTTGTCCACGATTCCGTCATCGATGGAGACACACGAATCAGGGCAAATGCAACAGTCATCGATACTGTCACGGGTCAGAGCGTCCAGATTGGCCCAGGAACGACAGTCACCGGTGGGAAGGGTGACGTGACGATTGGGACGACAGTCCATACGGAGACGCGGCTCGGTGGTGTCTTCGCTGATAGAGCTATCCTTGGTGGCGGAGTTACTGTCGAGCCAGGTGTACTCGTTGGAGCGAGTGCACGGATTCATTCTGGCTGTAGTGTCACTCGGAACATCGATGAGAATGCTGAGGTGTCTCGCTGA
- a CDS encoding glycosyltransferase has product MDIRVAHSEALDRGGALFVAEELARIFSCNLHLGFELAGVVADDVGTTELFDSSIARRVSSESTTARDLYFAVAWQHVPELHDADVVFESGNNPGWYVPRDTQAVVRYVHSTPYAAYHRFLQTGNTLVGKLYGTALRTLYAQTIPFPDIWVANSELVARRVQRYWGVDDVEVVYPPVDVDSYEPREQEDYYLTFSHLRAEKRIDEIVRAFDGLNKQLVVGGDGPEKHRLEEIAPDNVEFVGYLDEQEKRRRLGEAQAFIFNAHAEDFGIVPIESFASGTPVIGVREGYTQYQINHGKNGILYDRGIPELRDVIKRFEPEKIGWSREEIIEEARQYSVERFQAEISEIAQRAYEKTKIKAD; this is encoded by the coding sequence ATGGATATTAGAGTTGCACATTCTGAAGCACTTGATCGAGGCGGTGCCCTATTTGTAGCCGAAGAACTGGCTCGGATATTTAGTTGTAATCTTCATCTCGGCTTTGAACTAGCAGGTGTAGTCGCGGATGATGTTGGCACGACCGAGTTATTTGACTCTTCAATTGCGCGCCGTGTCAGTTCTGAATCAACTACTGCTCGAGACCTTTACTTTGCAGTAGCTTGGCAGCATGTTCCAGAACTTCATGACGCGGACGTCGTTTTTGAGAGTGGAAACAATCCAGGATGGTATGTTCCGCGGGACACCCAAGCTGTTGTGCGGTACGTACACAGCACACCCTATGCTGCATACCATCGCTTCTTGCAAACTGGCAATACACTTGTCGGGAAACTGTATGGAACAGCACTGCGCACCCTCTATGCACAGACGATACCGTTCCCAGACATTTGGGTAGCAAATAGTGAATTGGTAGCCAGGCGGGTACAGCGATACTGGGGCGTTGACGATGTCGAAGTCGTTTACCCACCGGTTGACGTTGACTCATATGAACCTCGCGAACAAGAGGACTATTATCTCACATTTTCACACCTTCGCGCAGAAAAACGAATTGACGAGATTGTGCGTGCGTTTGACGGTCTTAATAAACAGTTGGTTGTGGGCGGAGATGGACCGGAAAAGCACAGACTTGAAGAGATTGCCCCAGATAACGTGGAATTCGTTGGCTACCTTGACGAACAGGAGAAACGCAGGCGGTTAGGCGAAGCTCAAGCATTCATTTTCAACGCTCATGCTGAGGACTTTGGTATTGTTCCAATTGAGTCGTTTGCTTCTGGAACTCCTGTAATTGGAGTCCGCGAGGGGTACACTCAATATCAGATAAACCATGGAAAAAATGGGATTTTGTATGATCGAGGAATCCCGGAGTTGCGTGACGTTATTAAGAGGTTTGAGCCGGAGAAAATTGGTTGGTCGCGAGAAGAAATCATCGAAGAAGCAAGACAGTACAGCGTGGAGCGATTTCAGGCTGAAATCTCTGAAATCGCTCAGAGAGCTTATGAGAAAACAAAAATCAAAGCTGATTGA
- a CDS encoding DUF4330 family protein, producing MNIIDEEGRLFGYANVVDALVVLVVVAVVAAGTAFVLAPEPEQPEPTTATTNATLDLGTQPDYIASSIEAGDSFAPAADNELTVTDVHLAPGGDGTRVVLGVELQGTVAGDTIKYNGAPPRLGRSLTIQTDSYQASGTIRAVGDTETFDTTSTELLTRTTLSAEDARNLTAGQEIRVAGRTVGTVESVTTYGTTSPDRKQVYVGLSLDTVTLERQPRFGGTVVREGATVPVQTNVQSFTGEIQRVGTTSQPGEQAARTVTLRMRNVPPEVAESVQAGMEESNAEGTVARLTDVERSESTVVLTSDDGNIYERVHPVNQDVRLTAELSVRETATGATFKGQTLQQGRTVVLDLGTVTVEATVVTA from the coding sequence ATGAACATCATCGACGAAGAGGGTCGCCTCTTCGGCTACGCCAACGTCGTCGACGCCCTCGTCGTGCTGGTCGTCGTTGCCGTCGTTGCGGCGGGCACTGCGTTCGTCCTCGCTCCCGAACCCGAGCAGCCCGAACCCACCACCGCGACCACCAACGCGACGCTCGACCTCGGGACGCAACCGGACTACATCGCCAGCAGCATCGAAGCAGGTGACTCCTTCGCACCGGCCGCCGACAACGAGCTCACTGTCACCGACGTCCATCTCGCACCGGGCGGAGACGGCACCAGAGTCGTCCTCGGTGTCGAACTCCAGGGCACCGTAGCGGGCGACACGATCAAATACAACGGCGCGCCACCCCGACTGGGCCGCAGCCTCACGATACAGACGGACTCGTATCAAGCGTCCGGGACTATCCGCGCCGTCGGCGACACGGAGACGTTCGATACCACGTCGACAGAGCTCCTGACGCGGACGACGCTCTCGGCCGAAGACGCCCGGAACCTCACTGCTGGACAGGAGATCCGCGTCGCAGGGCGGACAGTTGGGACCGTCGAGTCCGTCACCACGTACGGAACAACCAGCCCCGACCGCAAGCAGGTCTACGTCGGTCTCTCACTGGATACCGTGACACTCGAGCGGCAGCCCCGCTTCGGCGGGACGGTCGTCCGAGAGGGAGCGACCGTTCCGGTACAGACCAACGTTCAGAGCTTCACCGGCGAGATCCAGCGCGTCGGGACGACGAGCCAACCCGGTGAACAGGCGGCCCGGACCGTCACGCTTCGGATGCGGAACGTGCCGCCGGAGGTCGCAGAGAGCGTCCAGGCAGGAATGGAGGAGTCCAACGCTGAAGGAACCGTTGCCCGGCTCACCGACGTGGAGCGATCGGAGTCGACGGTCGTCCTCACGAGCGACGACGGAAACATCTACGAGCGCGTCCACCCCGTCAATCAGGACGTCCGACTCACTGCCGAACTGTCCGTCCGTGAGACGGCGACCGGAGCGACGTTCAAGGGACAGACGTTACAACAGGGACGGACGGTTGTCCTCGATCTCGGCACCGTGACCGTCGAAGCAACCGTCGTCACCGCTTGA
- a CDS encoding sulfatase-like hydrolase/transferase: MNVLYITIDALRADHVQEDSMPSMRSFADGAIEFTECVANGPGTPWSFPALLASRYAGSTDGFGIPEPGDAHPTLAEVLSEAGMATSGFTDNRFASSSYNYDRGMDEMHDKGATSPLKGAKQFLREKLDHDGVVFQSLLRGYHLLDNVFVTASDRDSRFVRAEVFVDELIEWTEEQNKDWFAWLHPMDVHAPYEAPPEYQRKYLDEPVSRVKSQKLARTAVHHPDELSDEEWSLQQDLYKAECRYLDDQLSRLMDTLEHRGELDDTVVVLTADHGDMHGEHQRGGHPQEFWEEVIRVPLALRLPESNPATINGQAALIDVPPTILDALNLKIPSSWDGQSLLSRINGDSTARKHAFVDVGATLNRQHAALRRSDGWKLLRHEKKEYLFNLSENPNEDEEKNKAQSATKEYDDLSATLDKHLDNMERRRELGEAGIEDEEMIEDHLKELGYLE, translated from the coding sequence ATGAACGTCCTCTACATTACTATCGATGCACTTCGTGCCGATCATGTGCAAGAGGACTCGATGCCTTCGATGCGGTCATTTGCTGACGGTGCCATCGAGTTCACAGAATGTGTCGCTAATGGGCCAGGAACACCTTGGTCATTTCCTGCCTTGTTAGCCAGCCGATACGCTGGTTCAACGGACGGGTTTGGGATACCGGAACCGGGAGACGCTCATCCAACCTTGGCCGAAGTTCTCTCAGAAGCAGGAATGGCAACTTCTGGGTTCACAGATAACAGATTTGCGTCCAGTTCATACAATTATGACCGGGGAATGGACGAGATGCATGATAAGGGAGCGACCTCTCCACTAAAGGGTGCAAAGCAGTTCTTACGCGAGAAGCTCGACCACGACGGAGTTGTCTTTCAGTCACTTCTTCGAGGATATCACTTGCTGGACAATGTATTTGTCACCGCCAGTGATCGTGACAGCCGATTTGTTAGAGCAGAAGTTTTCGTTGATGAATTGATAGAATGGACAGAAGAACAAAACAAAGATTGGTTCGCCTGGCTTCACCCGATGGACGTTCATGCCCCTTACGAGGCCCCACCTGAGTACCAACGTAAATATTTGGACGAACCAGTTAGTCGGGTCAAGTCTCAGAAGCTAGCCCGTACTGCTGTTCACCATCCCGATGAGTTAAGCGATGAGGAGTGGTCTCTACAACAAGATCTTTACAAAGCCGAATGTCGGTACCTTGACGACCAACTTTCAAGGCTAATGGACACTCTTGAGCATCGGGGAGAGTTAGACGATACTGTTGTTGTCCTCACTGCCGATCACGGTGATATGCACGGAGAGCATCAGAGAGGTGGACATCCGCAGGAATTTTGGGAAGAGGTTATTCGAGTCCCCTTAGCACTTCGACTTCCTGAGTCAAACCCGGCAACTATTAATGGACAGGCTGCCCTCATCGACGTTCCTCCGACAATTCTTGATGCGCTTAATCTCAAAATTCCGAGTTCGTGGGATGGTCAATCGCTACTGTCCCGAATTAACGGTGACTCAACAGCACGGAAGCACGCATTTGTTGACGTTGGTGCAACGTTGAACCGGCAGCACGCAGCTCTTCGTCGCTCTGATGGGTGGAAGTTGTTGCGGCACGAGAAAAAAGAATATTTGTTCAACCTGTCAGAGAACCCCAACGAAGATGAAGAGAAAAACAAGGCTCAGAGTGCTACCAAAGAGTATGACGATCTGTCTGCAACTCTCGACAAACACTTAGACAACATGGAGCGCAGGAGAGAACTAGGAGAGGCAGGTATTGAAGATGAAGAAATGATTGAAGACCATCTGAAGGAGCTCGGCTACTTGGAGTAA
- the asnB gene encoding asparagine synthase (glutamine-hydrolyzing) — translation MCGIAGQFVESGNPDGEELESMSSCLTHRGPDDSGVYLDGSVGLAHRRLSIIDLNTGRQPIFNEDESVAVIFNGEIYNYRQLKKSLISDGHRFTTETDTEVIVHLYEENGLSFVEQLQGMFAFALWDSDRERLVLARDQIGIKPLLFSHDGDTTAFASELPALLRTEIDHGGLDESALARYFAFGFIPSPDTAFSNISKLQPGEMAVVSENGLNIESYHTLSVSPISLGMEAASSVLRTQLESAVERRLQSDVSLGAFLSGGIDSSIVVGLLSQLLDQQVKTFTVGFEEDRFNESRAARKVANYHETDHTEFTITAADVRNKIPEVIERLGEPFADQSLIPTYVVARETGQNVKVALSGDGADELFSGYDRYRGEFLSRYYRTLPSSIRQQIIEPAVSCLPASRSSTTGELGRLAQKFVRGGVEDISARHFEWMRIPNENAAQAVIPDVASQGKQRLAEEHNMLGTWLPDDRQDDLSAMQAVDVQYTLPNQMLNKVDTASMYNSLEVRVPFLDTSVVEYALGLPINHKMTTRTRKRVLKNAFDDILPKEVLQRNKQGFDMPVGEWFKEELQDDFRTTVSTLETDMLDINEVMDIYQAHVKDEAEHGKFLWTVYVFAIWLRRMRRNNVL, via the coding sequence ATGTGTGGAATTGCCGGCCAGTTTGTGGAAAGCGGGAATCCAGATGGGGAAGAGCTCGAATCAATGAGCTCATGCCTGACTCATCGTGGCCCCGACGACTCTGGAGTTTACCTTGATGGTTCTGTAGGTCTTGCGCATCGCCGACTCAGTATTATAGATCTAAATACTGGCCGACAACCAATCTTCAACGAAGATGAATCCGTTGCAGTGATATTCAATGGTGAAATTTACAATTACCGCCAACTTAAAAAATCGCTCATTTCTGATGGCCACCGGTTCACGACTGAGACAGATACCGAAGTTATAGTACACCTATACGAAGAGAACGGACTGTCTTTCGTAGAACAACTCCAAGGAATGTTTGCCTTTGCTCTTTGGGATTCAGATAGGGAACGGCTAGTTCTCGCACGAGATCAGATAGGAATCAAACCACTACTGTTCTCACATGACGGTGATACTACCGCATTCGCATCTGAACTCCCCGCACTATTGAGAACTGAAATAGATCACGGAGGACTTGATGAGTCAGCGCTTGCACGATATTTCGCCTTCGGATTTATCCCATCTCCTGACACCGCGTTTTCAAATATATCAAAGCTACAGCCAGGGGAGATGGCTGTTGTTTCCGAAAACGGCCTCAACATAGAGTCGTACCACACTCTATCTGTTTCCCCCATATCACTGGGAATGGAGGCCGCTAGCTCAGTATTACGTACTCAACTTGAGAGTGCTGTAGAGCGACGGCTTCAAAGCGACGTCTCGCTGGGGGCATTTTTGAGTGGTGGAATTGACTCAAGTATCGTTGTTGGCCTTCTATCTCAGCTACTCGACCAGCAAGTGAAGACATTCACTGTTGGGTTTGAAGAGGATCGATTTAATGAATCGCGAGCTGCTCGCAAAGTAGCCAACTACCACGAGACAGACCACACTGAATTTACGATCACTGCAGCCGATGTGCGTAATAAGATTCCCGAAGTGATTGAACGCTTAGGTGAACCATTCGCCGACCAATCACTGATACCAACATATGTAGTTGCCCGTGAGACAGGCCAAAATGTGAAAGTTGCTCTCTCAGGGGACGGTGCTGACGAGTTATTTAGCGGGTACGACCGTTATCGTGGCGAGTTTCTCTCGCGGTATTATCGAACACTACCGTCGTCAATTCGACAACAGATTATCGAGCCAGCAGTTTCCTGTCTGCCAGCTTCACGCTCATCTACAACTGGTGAACTTGGCCGTTTGGCACAGAAATTTGTCCGTGGTGGTGTAGAAGATATCAGTGCTCGTCATTTTGAGTGGATGCGTATCCCCAATGAAAATGCCGCCCAAGCAGTTATTCCAGACGTGGCCTCTCAGGGAAAGCAGAGATTAGCTGAGGAGCATAATATGCTGGGAACGTGGCTTCCGGATGACCGTCAAGACGACCTCTCTGCAATGCAAGCAGTTGACGTTCAATATACGCTGCCAAATCAGATGCTCAACAAGGTTGACACTGCAAGTATGTACAATTCCCTTGAAGTGCGTGTTCCATTTCTTGACACTAGTGTGGTTGAGTATGCTCTTGGACTACCGATAAACCATAAGATGACAACTCGAACTCGTAAGCGTGTGCTTAAAAATGCATTTGACGATATCTTGCCAAAAGAGGTCTTACAACGAAACAAGCAGGGCTTCGATATGCCTGTTGGGGAGTGGTTCAAAGAAGAACTTCAAGACGATTTCCGTACTACGGTAAGTACACTTGAAACGGATATGCTTGATATCAATGAAGTAATGGACATATATCAAGCACACGTCAAAGACGAAGCGGAGCATGGAAAGTTCCTCTGGACAGTATACGTGTTCGCAATATGGCTTCGCCGAATGCGCAGGAACAACGTTCTTTGA
- a CDS encoding AAA family ATPase produces MTDPEAIVDAVREEVGTVLIGNEDVVEGLAISMLTGGHVLLEGVPGVAKTTIANLFARTTGLDYQRIQMTPDVLPADITGTHIYRENVGEFELQRGPIFANIVVADEINRATPKTQSALLEAMQEQTVTIEGDTLELPRPFMVIATQNPIEQEGTFELPEAQRDRFQLKYIVDLPPRAEETELLRRFDSNPGLGPDSVEQTVSGDELLDARETVSKIHVDEKIHEYILDIVAETRETSVTAHGASPRASLAFLNAGKARAAIHGREYVIPDDIKSLAPNVLIHRLILGTEAELSGRSRREVVEEILESVTPPRNVESESTVADTSE; encoded by the coding sequence ATGACTGATCCCGAGGCAATCGTCGATGCCGTCCGTGAGGAGGTCGGGACCGTCCTCATCGGCAACGAAGACGTCGTCGAAGGGCTTGCGATTTCCATGTTGACTGGCGGTCACGTCCTTCTCGAGGGCGTGCCAGGAGTTGCGAAGACGACAATTGCGAACCTCTTCGCACGGACCACTGGACTGGACTACCAGCGGATTCAGATGACTCCGGACGTTCTGCCGGCAGACATCACTGGGACGCACATCTACCGGGAGAACGTTGGTGAATTCGAACTCCAGAGAGGCCCGATCTTCGCGAACATCGTCGTCGCTGACGAGATCAACCGTGCGACGCCGAAAACACAGAGTGCCCTGTTGGAAGCGATGCAAGAGCAGACAGTAACTATCGAGGGAGATACCCTTGAGTTGCCACGGCCGTTCATGGTCATCGCCACGCAGAACCCGATCGAACAGGAGGGGACGTTCGAACTGCCCGAGGCACAGCGTGACCGCTTCCAGCTGAAGTACATCGTCGACCTACCGCCGCGGGCAGAAGAGACGGAACTCCTCCGACGTTTCGACTCGAATCCCGGACTCGGACCGGACTCTGTCGAACAGACGGTAAGTGGCGACGAGTTGCTCGATGCTCGTGAGACAGTCAGCAAGATACACGTCGACGAGAAAATCCACGAGTATATTCTGGATATTGTGGCCGAGACGCGTGAAACGTCCGTTACTGCACACGGTGCCTCACCCCGTGCATCACTCGCCTTCCTCAACGCGGGCAAGGCGCGTGCGGCCATTCACGGTCGTGAGTACGTTATCCCCGACGACATCAAGTCGCTCGCACCCAACGTCCTGATTCATCGGTTGATTCTCGGTACTGAAGCTGAACTGAGCGGGCGGTCCAGAAGGGAAGTGGTCGAAGAGATCCTCGAATCGGTAACGCCCCCTCGAAACGTTGAGAGTGAAAGCACTGTCGCGGACACCTCGGAGTGA